The following proteins come from a genomic window of Miscanthus floridulus cultivar M001 chromosome 2, ASM1932011v1, whole genome shotgun sequence:
- the LOC136535774 gene encoding uncharacterized protein, with amino-acid sequence MATSQANLDKMQLRQSYRNVWHTDMTNAIQADFPYCCLALWCGPCVSYMLRKRALYNDMSRYVCCAGYMPCSGKCGESRCPEFCLATEVCLCFGNSVASTRFLLQDEFNIQTTQCDNCIIGFMLCLQQVACIFSIVAAIVGSEELSEASQILNCLSDLVYWTVCACMQTQHKVEMDKRDGKFGPQPMAVPPVQQMSRIDQPMPPPAGYAPQPAYGQPYGGYPPPPGQGYPPAGYPQGGAYPPAQGYPQAGGYPPPAQGYPQGGAYPPPGSYPPQGSYPPAQGSYPPAQGSYPPQGYPAK; translated from the exons atgGCGACGTCGCAGGCGAACCTCGACAAGATGCAGCTCCGCCAGAGCTACCGCAACGTCTGGCACACCGACATGACGAACGCTATCCAGGCCGACTTCCCCT ACTGCTGCCTCGCGCTGTGGTG TGGACCTTGCGTGTCGTACATGCTTCGCAAAAGGGCTCTCTACAATGACATGTCAAG ATATGTCTGTTGTGCTGGCTACATGCCATGCAGTGGAAAGTGTGGCGAGAGCCGGTGCCCAGAGTTCTGTCTTGCAACTGAG GTGTGCCTTTGCTTTGGCAATTCAGTTGCATCAACCCGCTTCTTGCTGCAAGATGAATTCAACATACAGACAACTCAGTGCGACAACTGCATCATT GGCTTCATGCTCTGCCTTCAACAAGTTGCTTGCATCTTCTCTATAGTTGCAGCTATTGTTGGCAGCGAGGAGCTTTCAGAGGCTTCCCAGATCCTTAACTGTCTGTCTGATTTGGTCTACTGGAC GGTTTGTGCTTGTATGCAG ACGCAGCACAAAGTCGAAATGGACAAGAGGGATGGAAAGTTCGGCCCACAGCCCATGGCAGTGCCCCCAGTGCAACAAATGTCACGCATTGATCAGCCTATGCCGCCTCCTGCTGGATATGCACCACAACCAGCATATGGGCAGCCTTATGGTGGCTATCCACCTCCTCCTGGTCAAGGTTATCCGCCAGCTGGATACCCCCAGGGCGGTGCATACCCTCCTGCTCAAGGTTACCCACAAGCTGGTGGATACCCTCCACCTGCTCAAGGTTACCCCCAGGGTGGTGCGTATCCTCCGCCTGGTTCTTACCCTCCACAAGGTTCGTACCCTCCAGCACAAGGCTCCTACCCTCCAGCACAAGGTTCCTACCCCCCACAGGGTTACCCTGCCAAGTAA
- the LOC136535773 gene encoding homeobox protein knotted-1-like 3, with protein MQGGGGDQAGAAGGSLGMDMGVGYAGGGAECSSSSAAAAAAAAAAAAEAEERQLLKGEIAVHPLCEQLVVAHVGCLRVATPIDHLPVIDTQLAQSSGLLHSYAAHHRPFLSPHDKHDLDSFLAQYLMLLCSFREQLQQHVRVHAVEAVMACREIEQSLQDLTGATLEEGTGATMSEDEDEPPMLEGGLDMGSDGHDMMGFGPLLPTDSERSLMERVRQELKIELKQGFKSRIEDVREEILRKRRAGKLPGDTTSILKQWWQQHSKWPYPTEDDKAKLVEETGLQLKQINNWFINQRKRNWHNNSQTSTLKSKRKR; from the exons ATGCAGGGCGGCGGCGGTGATCAAGCAGGAGCAGCAGGAGGGAGCCTGGGCATGGACATGGGCGTGGGgtacgccggcggcggcgccgagtGCTCGTCATCTTCGGCTGCAGCTGCCgcggccgccgcagccgccgcggcggaggcggaggagcgGCAGCTGCTCAAGGGGGAGATCGCGGTGCACCCGCTGTGCGAGCAGCTGGTGGTGGCGCACGTGGGGTGCCTGCGCGTGGCGACGCCCATCGACCACCTCCCCGTGATCGACACGCAGCTCGCGCAGTCCAGCGGCCTCCTCCACTCCTACGCCGCCCACCACCGCCCCTTCCTCTCCCCGCACGACAAGCACGACCTCGACTCCTTCCTC GCGCAGTACCTGATGCTGCTGTGCTCGTTCCGGGAGCAGCTGCAGCAGCACGTCCGGGTGCACGCCGTGGAGGCCGTCATGGCGTGCCGCGAGATCGAGCAGTCCCTCCAGGACCTAACCG GGGCAACGCTGGAGGAAGGGACGGGGGCGACCATgtcggaggacgaggacgagccgCCGATGCTGGAGGGGGGACTGGACATGGGCTCGGACGGGCACGACATGATGGGCTTCGGCCCGCTCCTGCCCACCGACTCGGAGCGCTCACTCATGGAGAGGGTCAGGCAGGAGCTTAAGATCGAGCTCAAGCAg GGTTTCAAGTCAAGAATAGAGGATGTGAGGGAGGAAATTCTGAGGAAAAGGAGGGCCGGGAAGCTGCCTGGGGACACCACCAGCATCCTCAAGCAATGGTGGCAGCAGCACTCCAAGTGGCCATACCCCACG GAAGACGATAAGGCAAAGCTTGTTGAAGAGACTGGCCTGCAGCTGAAACAAATCAACAACTGGTTCATCAACCAGAGGAAGAGAAACTGGCACAACAACTCCCAGACGTCAACCCTCAAATCAAAGCGTAAAAG GTGA